A region of Paenibacillus sp. JNUCC-31 DNA encodes the following proteins:
- the crcB gene encoding fluoride efflux transporter CrcB, with the protein MIIWIGFAGMLGAVLRYSLGRWISGSLGSAFPWGTWVINISGSLLLGLLYGWHQSASIPDEVWVIWGTGFCGAYTTFSTFGYETLGLMGQERYFRAVIYVTSSVLMGVAASFAGVWLAA; encoded by the coding sequence ATGATCATCTGGATCGGTTTTGCAGGGATGCTTGGTGCAGTGCTTCGCTACAGTTTGGGGCGATGGATATCCGGTTCGCTTGGATCGGCCTTCCCATGGGGGACATGGGTCATTAATATCAGTGGTTCTCTGTTACTTGGATTGCTCTATGGCTGGCATCAGTCAGCTTCAATCCCGGACGAAGTCTGGGTAATCTGGGGGACAGGATTTTGCGGAGCGTATACCACATTCTCAACGTTTGGATATGAAACCCTTGGTCTGATGGGGCAGGAACGTTACTTCAGAGCAGTTATATACGTCACAAGTTCGGTACTGATGGGGGTTGCGGCCTCTTTTGCAGGAGTGTGGCTGGCTGCATAA
- a CDS encoding sensor histidine kinase: MKLRTKFTLLTSILVILILLCVDIGIYFLFIQMATRNEIELLRNKSEQIIEKIGPSVILDKNQNGQILSYLPEDSAIRVFTPDLKIVQVYQQEPDIDFNQIVISSMNDSRLLVINDQKILVVRIPIQSDNKIIGVLEIAEKMETLESNINLLVIILFFATLGAVMLSVGGALILSRTLFKPITDSIITMKEIESNLVFKKIPTQGRSNDELFHMTETFNRMMERLEENFHKQQQFVSDASHELNTTITIIEGYANMLRRWGTRDQKIQSESVEAIYEESKQLRKMTRQLLDLASSQKNENIVFEKFDLVACCRQVSSLAKQLHKHDIRLHSDCREIEIEADLSKVKQLLLILIDNALKYSERSIDIHVTKEAANAIIRVKDYGIGIAHEDIENVFERFFRVDSSRNRKTGGTGLGLPIAQSIVSEHHGKIRIESAVGAGTEVILHLPVEQEDAG, from the coding sequence TTGAAGCTTCGAACCAAATTCACGCTACTCACTTCCATATTGGTCATTCTCATCTTGCTCTGCGTAGATATCGGCATCTATTTCTTATTTATTCAAATGGCCACGCGCAACGAGATCGAATTGCTGCGCAACAAGTCGGAGCAGATTATCGAGAAAATCGGACCTTCTGTTATACTGGACAAGAATCAAAACGGCCAAATCTTGAGCTATCTGCCCGAAGATTCGGCGATCCGGGTATTCACGCCGGATTTGAAGATCGTTCAAGTTTATCAACAAGAACCGGACATCGATTTTAATCAAATCGTTATTTCTTCCATGAACGATTCCAGGCTGCTCGTTATCAACGATCAGAAAATATTAGTCGTTCGAATCCCGATACAGTCTGACAACAAGATCATTGGTGTCCTGGAGATTGCAGAGAAAATGGAGACCCTCGAATCCAATATAAACCTGCTGGTGATAATTCTGTTCTTCGCGACGCTCGGCGCAGTCATGCTCAGCGTTGGCGGGGCGCTAATTCTGTCGAGAACGCTGTTTAAGCCGATCACGGATAGCATCATTACGATGAAAGAAATCGAAAGCAACCTGGTATTTAAAAAAATTCCGACGCAAGGCCGATCAAACGACGAACTCTTTCATATGACGGAAACGTTCAATCGGATGATGGAGCGTTTGGAGGAAAACTTTCATAAACAGCAGCAATTCGTCTCCGACGCGTCGCATGAGTTAAATACGACGATCACGATTATTGAAGGATATGCCAATATGCTTCGGCGCTGGGGGACGCGCGATCAGAAAATCCAGAGTGAGTCCGTCGAGGCGATTTATGAGGAATCCAAGCAATTGAGGAAGATGACACGGCAATTACTGGACCTTGCCTCCTCCCAAAAGAACGAAAATATCGTCTTTGAGAAATTTGATCTGGTGGCCTGCTGCAGGCAAGTATCTTCGCTGGCCAAGCAGCTTCATAAGCATGATATCCGTCTTCATTCGGACTGCCGGGAAATAGAGATCGAAGCGGATCTGTCCAAGGTGAAACAGCTCTTGCTCATTCTCATCGACAATGCGTTGAAATACAGTGAAAGATCCATCGACATCCATGTAACGAAGGAGGCGGCGAATGCCATTATAAGGGTCAAAGATTATGGGATCGGCATTGCGCATGAGGATATCGAAAATGTCTTCGAACGCTTTTTCCGCGTCGATTCCTCTAGAAATCGTAAGACGGGGGGGACCGGACTGGGTCTGCCGATCGCTCAATCGATCGTAAGCGAGCACCATGGGAAGATCCGTATAGAAAGCGCAGTTGGCGCGGGCACGGAGGTTATCTTGCATCTGCCTGTGGAGCAGGAAGATGCGGGCTGA
- the mnmA gene encoding tRNA 2-thiouridine(34) synthase MnmA has protein sequence MSKTIENTRVVVGMSGGVDSSVTALLLKEQGYDVIGIFMKNWDDTDEFGHCTAEEDSEDVRRVCEQIGIPYYTVNFEKEYFDKVFSYFLDEYKSGRTPNPDVMCNREIKFGEFLNKALDLGADYVATGHYARLIEEDGTFKLLRGVDSNKDQTYFLNALNQNQLSKAMFPIGHLPKPEVRKIAEAAGLYTAKKKDSTGVCFIGERNFKEFLSNYLPAKGGDMVDIATGEVKGRHDGLMYYTLGQRQGLGIGGSGNGEPWFVADKDLEKNQLLVVQGDAHASLYSTGLTATGVNWIAGAAHMPNVPFRCTAKFRYRQPDQGVTLTWQEDGSVDVQFDQQQKAITPGQAVVFYDGDVCLGGGTIDQVQKVPVPALQ, from the coding sequence ATGTCCAAAACAATTGAAAATACACGGGTCGTCGTTGGCATGTCCGGAGGTGTCGATTCTTCCGTCACCGCACTGTTGCTAAAAGAGCAGGGTTACGATGTCATCGGCATTTTCATGAAAAACTGGGATGACACGGACGAGTTCGGTCACTGTACCGCTGAAGAAGATTCAGAGGACGTACGCCGGGTTTGCGAACAGATCGGCATTCCTTACTACACTGTCAACTTCGAGAAAGAGTACTTTGATAAAGTATTTTCCTATTTCCTTGATGAATATAAGTCGGGTCGGACTCCGAATCCAGATGTCATGTGTAATCGTGAGATCAAATTCGGCGAATTCCTGAACAAAGCACTGGATCTCGGCGCTGACTATGTGGCTACAGGCCACTATGCTCGCCTCATTGAAGAAGATGGAACGTTCAAACTGCTGCGGGGTGTGGACAGTAACAAAGACCAAACCTACTTCCTCAATGCACTGAATCAGAACCAGCTGTCCAAAGCCATGTTCCCGATTGGTCATCTTCCAAAACCGGAAGTGCGCAAGATTGCAGAAGCGGCTGGCCTCTACACCGCGAAGAAAAAAGATAGCACAGGTGTGTGCTTCATCGGTGAGCGCAACTTCAAAGAGTTCCTGAGCAACTATCTTCCTGCCAAAGGCGGAGACATGGTTGATATTGCAACCGGAGAAGTGAAGGGCCGTCATGACGGTCTGATGTACTATACGCTTGGACAACGTCAGGGTCTCGGCATTGGCGGTTCCGGTAATGGTGAACCCTGGTTCGTGGCAGACAAGGATCTGGAGAAAAATCAACTGCTTGTCGTTCAAGGCGACGCACATGCAAGCCTGTATTCAACCGGTCTGACTGCAACAGGTGTAAACTGGATCGCAGGTGCAGCACACATGCCTAACGTACCATTCCGTTGTACCGCCAAATTCCGCTATCGTCAGCCGGATCAGGGTGTAACCCTGACATGGCAGGAAGATGGCAGTGTGGATGTACAGTTTGACCAACAGCAAAAAGCGATCACGCCTGGTCAAGCCGTTGTGTTTTATGATGGAGATGTATGTCTCGGCGGCGGAACGATCGATCAGGTTCAAAAAGTGCCTGTACCTGCGCTGCAATAG
- a CDS encoding glycosyltransferase: MKVLMLVSRLNIGGTEKYILSLSQSLLTHGVQVGVATDGGPIANSFQKAGIKLHNVSIEKKLKRISLLSSIVAKEKYNLIHAHDSKAFAQAVALSQQCKIPLIVTIHGTYHRRAALLSAARSSKRLIAVSPKLTKWLVNHNIPTDKIQMIPNGIDIATFRPAANKNHWRKALHLPQTAQILVYAGRFSSDKYPIARKVVLAAEQIAKYNRQFLAVLVGPGPHRSNLIHFAAKANRRLGRTAIIIRPPMSNIQHAYYVSDVVVGTGRVALEAMACAKPVLAAGVAGYCGIVQQKNINKIIQCHFGDHDAFAPITPEKLTSDINSLLRNPKKARALGKLGVTTVKQRFSLETISSRIIQIYKGDN, encoded by the coding sequence ATGAAAGTTTTAATGCTGGTATCGCGGTTGAATATTGGAGGAACCGAAAAATATATTCTTTCTCTCTCGCAAAGTTTGTTAACACATGGGGTTCAAGTCGGTGTTGCAACTGATGGAGGACCAATCGCAAACTCATTTCAAAAAGCTGGGATTAAGCTTCATAATGTGTCAATTGAAAAAAAACTAAAACGAATATCCTTATTGTCTTCGATCGTGGCCAAAGAAAAGTATAACCTGATCCACGCCCATGATTCCAAGGCATTTGCTCAGGCAGTAGCCTTATCTCAACAATGTAAAATCCCTTTAATTGTTACTATACATGGCACTTATCATCGTCGGGCTGCCCTATTATCGGCAGCAAGAAGTTCCAAACGCCTGATTGCGGTTTCACCAAAACTGACCAAATGGTTGGTGAATCATAACATTCCTACGGACAAGATCCAGATGATTCCTAATGGAATTGACATCGCAACGTTCCGTCCTGCGGCGAATAAAAACCATTGGAGAAAGGCGCTCCATTTACCGCAAACCGCCCAAATTCTTGTATACGCTGGAAGATTCTCGTCTGATAAATATCCCATAGCCAGAAAAGTAGTCTTGGCAGCAGAACAAATCGCTAAATACAACCGTCAGTTTTTAGCCGTTCTAGTTGGTCCTGGGCCTCATCGTTCAAATCTAATTCATTTTGCGGCTAAAGCCAATCGTCGTCTTGGTCGAACAGCAATCATTATTCGACCACCGATGTCTAATATCCAACATGCCTATTATGTTTCGGATGTTGTTGTAGGAACGGGACGCGTGGCACTTGAAGCAATGGCATGCGCAAAACCGGTCCTTGCTGCCGGCGTTGCAGGGTACTGCGGTATTGTACAGCAGAAAAATATAAATAAGATAATTCAATGTCATTTCGGCGACCACGACGCTTTTGCGCCGATCACACCCGAAAAACTTACGTCTGACATTAACAGCCTATTAAGAAATCCAAAAAAAGCCCGTGCTTTAGGAAAATTAGGCGTTACAACAGTAAAACAGAGATTTTCTTTAGAAACCATTAGTTCTCGAATAATTCAAATATACAAGGGGGACAACTGA
- a CDS encoding response regulator transcription factor: protein MNKDVLIVEDEPKIARLLELELTYEGYAVTIADNGKEGLEQALSKAWGLILLDIMLPELNGIEVLRRLRKIDIHTPVIVVTARNTTPDKISGLDQGANDYVTKPFEIEELLARMRATMRNRSVEPEVKEPAKLLQIDNLTLNKMTREINREGKRIDLTPKEYDLFLFLLENKHHVLSREQIMNHVWGYDFEGETNVIDVYIRYIRKKIDHDFDVNLIHTIRGVGFCVREEDS from the coding sequence ATGAACAAAGACGTGTTAATCGTCGAGGATGAGCCTAAAATCGCTCGGCTTCTCGAATTGGAACTGACCTATGAAGGCTATGCGGTGACGATAGCCGATAACGGGAAAGAAGGCTTGGAGCAGGCGCTGTCGAAGGCATGGGGGCTTATTCTCCTTGATATTATGCTGCCCGAATTGAATGGAATCGAGGTATTGCGAAGATTAAGGAAGATCGATATACATACGCCGGTCATCGTCGTGACCGCGAGGAATACGACGCCGGATAAAATATCGGGGCTCGACCAGGGAGCCAACGATTATGTGACTAAACCATTCGAGATCGAAGAGCTGCTCGCCAGGATGAGGGCGACGATGCGCAATCGCTCCGTAGAGCCGGAGGTGAAGGAACCGGCAAAATTACTGCAGATCGATAATCTTACGTTGAACAAAATGACTCGGGAAATTAACCGCGAAGGAAAAAGGATCGATCTTACGCCCAAAGAGTACGATCTGTTCTTGTTCTTGTTGGAGAATAAACACCATGTCCTGAGCAGGGAACAGATCATGAACCATGTCTGGGGATATGACTTTGAAGGAGAAACGAACGTCATCGACGTTTATATCCGATACATTCGCAAGAAGATCGACCATGATTTTGATGTTAACCTTATCCATACGATACGCGGAGTGGGCTTCTGCGTCAGGGAGGAGGACAGTTGA
- a CDS encoding PepSY domain-containing protein, whose amino-acid sequence MGAALLPSTNAASDAAASASATPAQKAQTQQDNDKEVNDDGAQDKQDNDKEVNDDGAQDKQDNDKEVNDDGAQDKQDNDKEVNDDGAQDKQDNDKEVNDDGAQAASITKQQSIDAALKQTAGTVSDVQLETENGVAAYTVTIKDAAGTQHEVTVDATTGKVIPEND is encoded by the coding sequence ATGGGAGCGGCCTTATTGCCTTCCACGAATGCAGCTTCGGATGCTGCAGCTTCCGCTTCGGCAACGCCAGCCCAAAAAGCTCAAACCCAGCAAGACAACGATAAAGAAGTAAACGACGATGGCGCGCAGGACAAACAGGACAACGATAAAGAAGTAAACGACGATGGCGCGCAGGACAAACAGGACAACGATAAAGAAGTAAACGACGATGGCGCGCAGGACAAACAGGACAACGATAAAGAAGTAAACGACGACGGTGCGCAGGACAAGCAGGATAACGATAAAGAAGTAAACGACGATGGCGCGCAAGCGGCTTCTATCACGAAGCAACAGAGTATTGATGCAGCCTTGAAGCAAACGGCAGGAACGGTGTCCGACGTGCAGTTGGAGACGGAAAACGGCGTAGCCGCCTATACCGTTACGATCAAAGACGCTGCGGGAACACAGCATGAGGTTACGGTAGACGCCACGACGGGGAAGGTCATTCCCGAAAACGACTGA
- the crcB gene encoding fluoride efflux transporter CrcB, producing the protein MKEVFYIGIGGILGTLCRYGIQLWMPAANEGFPWAVLLINAIGSLFLGWFFTIAVPGKITPQLRLAIGTGFTGAFTTFSTFTLDMVRLSEGGMWGKAVIYLVVSLLAGLLLCALGIKVGQRMLGKPTQNGAAP; encoded by the coding sequence ATGAAAGAAGTATTCTATATTGGAATCGGCGGAATTTTGGGTACGTTATGCCGATATGGGATACAGTTATGGATGCCAGCAGCCAATGAAGGCTTCCCTTGGGCAGTGCTGCTGATCAATGCGATCGGGAGCCTGTTTTTGGGTTGGTTTTTCACCATAGCTGTTCCCGGCAAAATAACGCCTCAACTTCGCCTTGCGATTGGAACGGGGTTTACTGGGGCATTCACCACATTCTCCACCTTTACTCTCGATATGGTCCGTTTATCTGAAGGAGGAATGTGGGGTAAGGCTGTTATATACCTCGTTGTGAGTCTACTCGCAGGGTTATTACTGTGTGCATTGGGGATTAAGGTTGGACAGCGAATGCTGGGTAAACCGACGCAGAATGGTGCTGCACCATGA